The sequence TATCGCTAGAATTCATTCAGTGCTCTGTGTGTCACAGAGGAACACATCAAAAAGGTCCACCATGACCTCTGGATGGTGGTTGTGAGCCACAACTGGTTGCATGGTCTATTGGTTGGGAAGTGGCTAGTTACATGGGAGCCTGCGATCATCAGTTGCTTGAGTTATGGAAGAGTAGTGACAATCAGAAGATGGCCATTCTAATTCAGAGACAACTGGTGCTGGAAGGCTCTACACCATGCCATAGCGCATGCTTCTGAAAGCAAAGTGGGTACTGTTTAGATTTCGTGCAGTCAGGCAGTCCGCGTTTTTGCCGTGGTGCAGGGGATAGCTTCTGCGCCTGAGCAACAGAGAGACCCTGATATTTTCTATTTTCATTAGAATTCCGGGCGTGCATCTGGATGGTGTTTAGTATCAATGCCATCGGCCACTTAGCTAGTTGACAAAAGGTGTGAAGCATTTTTCGTGCTGGCGAAGTCGATTGTCGTCAAGAACCTGTTATGAGATGATACTTTCACAGCTGGAGGTTTCAGCTGAGAAAAGCTGAACTTCAGCCCAAAGAGCGCATTTCGTCGGAGCGATTGTGATTTGCGATCTGTGGTAATCCACATTAATAATCACACTGGGTTCGGCATCCTTTCCGGCTTTCGGAACAGCGACAGCCAGGACCAACTCAATCAAACCAATTTCAAACACATGCTGTGATACAAGAGTCGGAACCACCTTGCGTGATCATTAGCTGAATAATAGAAAACCAGCCTCTGCGAAACTGAACCACCAGACGCCAAAAAGATGGCCGTTTGGCGACTGTATCACACATCTCGAGTTGCTCGCCCGAGAACTGCGGGCTCAACTTTAGCCGTCGGACAGTCCCGACCGGCCACGCTCAACAACGAACTGCTCCGCGCTCAGGGGAATCGCTTGGAAAGATGAATAATCGGCGGAACGGCGGGTTCCGCTCTCTTCACCCCACCAAGGTTATATCATGCGTCGCGACACCCCGATGAGATAAATACGTCTCTTCACCCTCACTATCCCGGTTTGATACATCGCCCAAGCAGCAGATTCTATCTTGAGAATATAACTTTTGTTGCCTCAATTAACACGTATCCTTACATACCAGCATCACAATGGTTCTCAAACTCCACGGCTCTCCTGTGTCAACATGCACCAAGCGTGTGGCCATGGTGCTCCACGAGAAGAACGTGCCGTTCGAATTCCATCCCGTCGACCTCGCCAAGGGGGAACAAAAGGCTCCTGAATTCATCTCGCGTCAGCCGTTCGGCCAGGTTCCCTACATAGTACGTCGCAGCGGGATTACGAACGGCTCTCTCGATGAGAATTTGGACTGTTCTAACACAGAGAGATTAATAGGACGATGACGGCTTTATCCTTTACGAAAGTCGCGCGATTTCGGAGTACATCGCCACAAAATATGCCGACCAAGGCACACCACTGGTCCCCAAGGACATCAAGGATTACGCTCTCTTCCGGCAAGGTGCTTCAATTGAAACATCCCACTTCGATTCTCATGCTTCGAAACTCGCATACGAAAGATTCATTAAACCGTGAGTACAAGGCTGGGCCCCTAAAAAGCAAGATCGGCCAAAGCGCATCTGATTGCTGACGATTTCTCTCCTTAAATCGCGCAGTATTTACGGCTTGCAAACCAGCGAGGAAGCCGCGAAGCAAGCTGAAGACCTTCTCAATGCAAAATTAGATGTATACGAACAAATCCTCAGCAAACAGAAATACATTAGCGGAAACGTATGTCACTCAGACTCCCGCTTGCAGTCGAGGTCTCCTTCGTCGTGTTGATACCTTGCTCTCTAGGCCCTCACGCTTGCCGACTTATTCCACCTGCCATATGGTGCGTTGCTCGCTCTTTGTAAATGCGACGCCATTGAGAAAAGACCCGCGGTTGCTAAGTAAGTGGAAATGAACCGGACGTTGACAGTGCAACAGCCATTTCTAACCACAGTGCATTTTAGATGGTTCAATGAGCTCGTTTCTCGTCCATCTTGGCAAGCTGTTCAGGGAGGTGTAAGGGGAACAGCTTGACTCTGCCCGGTGTCAATAGTCTTCCAACCAAAGATGTAAAACCTTCGGCCGCAATTAGGTCCCGGGTTATCACGCCATCACTGTCGGGGATTTTCTACTCCAGTATCCCTTATATCAGTGATTATAACAGAAGAGTTATTATGACAATCCAAATAAATCTGCAGATTGCTCCTCCTGATAGCTTTTGGCAcccccgtactccgtagactgTGCTCAGAATCCCGGGCGAGGGCCGGCCGAAGCTTGCGGATGTTTGTTTGGTTTGCATCGGACGGACGGACATAGGGGCTTCCAAATCAGGAATAGTGCACGGATCAGATAAAACCGGCAGAATTTGCCGCACAATTTGTCAGCAGCTGGCCGCCTTTTATCAGATCCAGcctatattttattttaactTCACACCCACCTCTTCAACAATTCTCCCTATTTCCCTCTCTTCCATTTCTTTCCATTGCATTCCTCTCTGCATCTCCAGTGCATTGAGATTCATCTGCCAAGATGTCAAATCTGGCACCCCAGGCCCTCAGGCAGGCCTCTAGAGCTTGTTCGAGACGACTATCCTCATCGACAGGTTTATTGAGGCCTCTTTCCGGCCCTGGTACCAACGCAGCTCTCCATCACAGTTCCTGGCGCAGTTATGTGTCCGAGAGCAAGGCCCAGACCACCGCTGACGCCGCCATCAAGGCTGAGCAACGATTGTTCACAGAGCAGACCACACTTAAACCTAATAGCGTGCAGGTACCCGGAGCTACAGTGACTGGAGATACCCCAACGAGTCCGAATGCTGGGATATTGAAGCAAGCCACGGTAATGGACCAAGGTACACGCCCGATCTACCTTGATATGCAAGCAACCACCCCAACAGATCCTCGGGTTCTCGATGCGATGCTTCCGTTCCTCACCGGTCTCTACGGAAATCCCCACTCGAGAACACACGCATATGGCTGGGAAACAGAGAAGGCGACCGAGCAAGCTCGAGAATATGTTGCGAACCTTATTGGCGCCGATGCGAAGGAGATTATCTTCACCAGTGGTGCAACTGAGAGTAATAATATGAGCATCAAGGGCGTGGCGAGGTTTTTCGGTCGGTCCGGGAAGAAGAAGCATATCATCACCACGCAGACAGAGCATAAATGCGTGCTCGATAGTTGTCGGCACTTACAGGACGAAGGTTTTGAGGTGACGTATCTACCCGTCCAGAGTAATGGATTGATCAGATTGGAGGATCTCGAGGCTGCGATTCGCCCGGACACTGCATTGGTCAGCATAATGACCGTCAACAATGAGATCGGTGTTATCCAACCAATGAAGGAGATCGGCGCTCTCTGCAGATCTAAGAAGGTTTTCTTCCATACCGACGCTGCTCAGGCAGTCGGTAAGATCCCGGTGGACGTCAATGCCTGGAACGTGGACTTGATGTCGATATCCAGCCATAAGATCTATGGCCCGAAGGGAATTGGGGCCTGCTACGTTCGACGCAGACCAAGAGTTCGCATCGATCCTATCATCAGCGGTGGTGGACAGGAGCGTGGTCTTCGCAGTGGAACCCTCGCTCCACATCTCGTTGTTGGCTTTGGCGAGGCCTGCCGCGTTGCGAAAGAAGATATGAAGGTGAGACACCATTTCATTTTATATTAACTTCACGTACACCTTTTCCTGAAATGATTAAACGCTTTAATATGCATGGCTTTCTGAGAAGCGGTGGATGAGCAGCACGATTTTCGTGTTTCCGCCGCTTTGTGATTTACATAGCAGGGGTTATGATATTCATCAGGGTCCACACTACATAGAATAACACTTGCTTTTTGTGGCTTTGTCCAAGGCGCCTTCGGCTGACGACGCTCTTATACAGTACGATGCAAAGCATATCGAACGACTCTCAAAGAAGCTCGTTGACGGTCTCCTCGCCATGGAGCACACCACGCTCAACGGTGATCCGGAGCGTCACTATCCCGGCTGCGTCAACGTCTCCTTCGCGTACGTAGAAGGTGAATCGCTTCTCATGGCATTGAAGGACATTGCGTTATCTTCGGGCAGTGCTTGTACCTCTGCCTCTCTAGAGCCAAGCTACGTGCTCAGAGCGCTTGGGAACAGTGACGAGAGCGCACACAGCAGCATTCGATTTGGCATTGGTCGGTTCACGACCGAAAGCGAGATCGATTACGTGTTGAGTGCGGTCCAGCAGAGAGTGAAGTTCCTCCGCGACCTGAGCCCTCTGTGGGAGCTGGTCCAGGAGGGCATAGACCTAAATACAATCGAATGGAGCCAGCATTAAACCTTCGATCTTCTACTGCTGACAGGTCCTTTTCGAAGACAACCTCCGCCAGTCTGTCGATTCAACAGCGTAACGACGGGCCATAAAAAAAATTTCTCCCCGTATACCTATTACCGCCCACCGCCTTGACGTAGAGTGAAACATGATCACTCTCTGGTGTTCTAGCACTCGTGGGCGTCCGAACTTATCTTCTTCACTATCCAATCGCGGCACCTGATTTTGTGGCGAGCATCGAATGTATTTATAACgaacttttctttttccatttTCCGCTTTTCgtttttttccatctttCTGTCCTGAAAAGAGTTTGCGACTGATCCGTGGAAAAAATTGAACCAGGATGGATACGGTGCTTCGGAAAGGGATTGGCTGCGTTGCTTCCATTGTTCGCGGCCCCgaatattatattattattattattattattattattatttttttaagGGCGTTCGAGAGAAAGGCCATTGCTCGCTTGGTAGTAGGACACGAGCAACAAAGGATGATGGATGATACCTCGACAAATGGTTCCATACCCACTGTACATAGTTACACATCTGATGACTTCTGTATGATAACTTTTGATAATCCACCTTCGGGCTTCTTTGCCTTGAACACTTTTTATGTTGGGGGTACATCAACTCACGGGTTATGCACTCCGTACCGATTCGCTATACGCATCATAGCCTGGCCGGAGCTCCGTGGTCTCTATAATCCACATCGTAAGGATAGAAACTTTAAACCGTCCAGCTTGTCCTATAAGGCCACTATCAACATCATTACTGAGGCATTCTTCTGCGTGCTGTGTTGAAAAGGACAATGCGCAACGTGTGGCCCAGGAGGGTTCAGCGCActgcctttttcttttttttttttttttttttggcctggATTCCCCAGCTGCGAACGCAACCTTGTGTGATTAACTTTGTGTGTTTTCCATCAGTACAAAGTAGAGAGGGCATTGCGAGCTGGGTTTGTTTACGATAGGCTTTGAGATATTGCCTTTCTAACCAGTTAACAAAATATATAAATTCCACAGCGAGGGAGGGAAAAAGC is a genomic window of Coccidioides posadasii str. Silveira chromosome 3, complete sequence containing:
- a CDS encoding uncharacterized protein (EggNog:ENOG410PPG1~COG:O) — protein: MVLKLHGSPVSTCTKRVAMVLHEKNVPFEFHPVDLAKGEQKAPEFISRQPFGQVPYIDDDGFILYESRAISEYIATKYADQGTPLVPKDIKDYALFRQGASIETSHFDSHASKLAYERFIKPIYGLQTSEEAAKQAEDLLNAKLDVYEQILSKQKYISGNALTLADLFHLPYGALLALCKCDAIEKRPAVAKWFNELVSRPSWQAVQGGVRGTA
- the NFS1 gene encoding cysteine desulfurase (BUSCO:197111at4751~EggNog:ENOG410PFTC~COG:E), with amino-acid sequence MSNLAPQALRQASRACSRRLSSSTGLLRPLSGPGTNAALHHSSWRSYVSESKAQTTADAAIKAEQRLFTEQTTLKPNSVQVPGATVTGDTPTSPNAGILKQATVMDQGTRPIYLDMQATTPTDPRVLDAMLPFLTGLYGNPHSRTHAYGWETEKATEQAREYVANLIGADAKEIIFTSGATESNNMSIKGVARFFGRSGKKKHIITTQTEHKCVLDSCRHLQDEGFEVTYLPVQSNGLIRLEDLEAAIRPDTALVSIMTVNNEIGVIQPMKEIGALCRSKKVFFHTDAAQAVGKIPVDVNAWNVDLMSISSHKIYGPKGIGACYVRRRPRVRIDPIISGGGQERGLRSGTLAPHLVVGFGEACRVAKEDMKYDAKHIERLSKKLVDGLLAMEHTTLNGDPERHYPGCVNVSFAYVEGESLLMALKDIALSSGSACTSASLEPSYVLRALGNSDESAHSSIRFGIGRFTTESEIDYVLSAVQQRVKFLRDLSPLWELVQEGIDLNTIEWSQH